A portion of the Pleuronectes platessa chromosome 15, fPlePla1.1, whole genome shotgun sequence genome contains these proteins:
- the smyd4 gene encoding SET and MYND domain-containing protein 4, with amino-acid sequence MDLPCVQWQDHVAQKWTRLDPELQERFTSLVEVDDVFKCASTLTTQDDLDFLESICDGGSAQKDTERAAKCREKGNLSFKSRDYTAAALHYSQGVCSAPLRSEQLPLCYANRSAALYHLQLHQECLKDIDRAVKNGYPSHLLHKLEERRTQCLTHVSGGQKEKDDHHGSASKNHKGPDRAEAPSVLTSEICPQAAVGFSPEKGRHLVAEQGIAAGEVILTDRPYSCVLIPGMEEVQGGRGGLETERGGFGTEHRRCHRCLSETMCPLPCDGCSYSRYCSTGCQRDAWEEHHHWECPLGADLMVMGVMSQLALRTTLKAGLKNIQTAREPIRGKHTKSEPDSRSSESSDTNQPDPAASHYGDSYPSVFHLLHHLNRHSPALRFLNAVTIATLVRRLSETGPPPASWTLGGPPAAPEEDGGNADWSKELWLMGSAVLRHMLQLRCNAQAIVSLQDAGATNSLVQSRREIRIATAIFPTLSLLNHSCCPNTSLAFSTGAAVDPSGSDLSADVSESVSEPRVTVTVRAAKVIDAGQEILHCYGPHSSRMVTRKRQHLLQEQYYFLCQCEACSRTQEEGGTEGRQQPSGGGGARLEAGLLCFKCKGSLKRSGADRTGFMCSQSSCSHRVSSSEVSLVLQEIRVDLEKAVELMERERPDEAVRLLNRTQCEAARVLAETHPLQGELADALARAYATVGDWNNAASHLERSAVAIGSQYGDDSIELGQQLFKLAQLHFNGGARGPALSLIPEVRRLLRLHSGPRCPELQELQDMEDCLRG; translated from the exons ATGGATCTTCCTTGTGTCCAGTGGCAGGACCACGTGGCACAGAAGTGGACGAGGCTCGATCCCGAGTTACAGGAGCGTTTCACATCCCTGGTTGAAGTAgatgatgtttttaaatgtgcctCAACTCTGACAAC ACAAGATGATCTGGACTTTCTGGAGTCGATCTGTGATGGAGGCTCAGCGCAGAAGGACACAGAGCGAGCAGCAAAGTGCAGGGAGAAGGGAAACCTCAGCTTCAAGAGCAGAGACTACACTGCAGCCGCTCTGCACTACTCTCAG GGCGTTTGTTCTGCTCCCCTGAGGTCAGAGCAGCTGCCTCTGTGCTACGCCAACCGCTCCGCTGCCCTCTAccacctgcagctccaccag gaatGCCTGAAAGACATTGACAGAGCCGTGAAGAATGGCTACCCCTCTCATCTTCTGCACAAACTTGAAGAGCGTCGCACACAGTGTCTCACACACGTCTCTGGAGGTCAAAAGGAAAAGGACGATCATCACGGTTCTGCCTCAAAGAATCACAAAGGTCCGGACAGAGCTGAAGCACCATCTGTTCTCACGAGTGAGATCTGTCCTCAAGCTGCTGTGGGGTTCAGCCCGGAGAAAGGCCGACACCTGGTGGCTGAGCAGGGAATAGCAGCTGGGGAGGTGATCCTGACTGACAGGCCTTACAGCTGCGTCCTCATACCAGGgatggaggaggtgcagggggggagaggagggctggagacagagagaggagggtttgGAACCGAGCACCGGCGCTGTCACAGGTGTTTGAGTGAAACCATGTGTCCTCTGCCCTGTGACGGGTGTAGTTACAGCCGATACTGTTCCACCGGCTGCCAGCGGGATGCCTGGGAGGAACATCACCACTGGGAATGTCCACTGGGAGCAGATCTGATGGTGATGGGTGTGATGTCACAGCTCGCACTGAGGACAACGCTGAAGGCGGGGTTAAAAAACATCCAAACGGCCAgggagccaatcagaggcaaGCACACAAAGTCGGAGCCAGACAGTCGAAGCAGTGAGTCGAGTGACACAAATCAACCGGATCCTGCTGCTTCCCACTACGGTGACTCTTACCCCAGCGTGTTTCACCTGCTTCACCACCTGAACCGCCACAGCCCCGCTCTGCGCTTCCTCAATGCTGTTACCATAGCAACGCTGGTCCGGAGGCTGAGCGAGACAGGACCTCCTCCTGCATCCTGGACCCTCGGTGGGCCCCCAGCGGCaccagaggaggatggaggcaaCGCAGACTGGAGCAAGGAGCTGTGGCTGATGGGAAGTGCAGTTCTGAGGCACATGCTGCAACTGAGGTGTAACGCCCAGGCGATTGTCTCTCTGCAAGATGCAG GAGCAACTAACTCCCTGGTGCAGTCCCGCAGGGAAATCCGCATTGCCACGGCAATATTCCCAACTCTTAGTCTCCTGAATCACTCGTGCTGTCCCAACACCAGCCTGGCGTTCAGCACCGGAGCTGCTGTTGATCCCTCCGGCTCGGATCTGTCTGCAGACGTCAGTGAGAGTGTGTCTGAGCCCCGAGTCACTGTGACTGTCAGAGCAGCCAAAGTAATCGATGCAGGACAAGAGATCCTGCACTGCTATG gtcctcacagcagcaggatggTGACCCGCAAACGCCAGCATCTCCTGCAGGAACAGTACTACttcctgtgtcagtgtgaggCCTGCAGCCGAACCCAGGAGGAGGGGGGCACGGAGGGCAGACAGCAGCCGTCGGGTGGTGGAGGTGCTCGGCTCGAGGCGGGACTCCTGTGTTTCAAGTGCAAAGGATCTCTCAAA AGAAGCGGTGCAGACAGAACAGGATTCATGTGCTCCCAGTCGTCCTGTTCTCATCGTGTGTCGTCCTCTGAAGTGAGCCTCGTGCTGCAGGAGATCAGAGTCGACCTGGAGAAAGCGGTGGAgctcatggagagagagaggccag ATGAAGCAGTGAGACTCTTGAATAGGACTCAGTGTGAGGCTGCACGAGTCCTCGCAGAGACGCACCCTCTGCAGGGAGAGCTGGCTGATGCTCTGGCCAGAGCTTACGCTACAGTGG GTGACTGGAATAACGCAGCCTCCCATCTGGAGCGCAGCGCCGTAGCTATTGGCTCCCAGTACGGAGATGACAGTATTGAACTGGGTCAGCAACTCTTCAAATTAGCTCAGCTACACTTCAACGG GGGAGCCAGAGGCCCGGCCCTCTCCCTGATCCCCGAGGTCAGAAGACTCCTCCGCCTGCACTCTGGTCCACGCTGcccggagctgcaggagctgcaggacatgGAGGACTGTCTACGAGGGTAG